Part of the Dehalococcoidales bacterium genome is shown below.
GTGCTGGGTACATATATTCACGGATTGTTCGGCAACGAAGAGCTGAGGCGGGCTATACTGAGTCAAATCGTCGGAGCCAAAGGACAGCGTCTCAGCTTCAGTAATGACGGGGAGCCGAAACGGGATGAGTACAATAAGCTTGCTGATCTGGTACGCAGCAGTCTTGATATGGACACTATATATAACATCGCCGGACTGAAAAAGGATTAGTAAGTCGGCGGTTCCCGTTGTCGAGCAGAATTTTAGATTACCTGGAGCGGGTGAAGGGATTCGAACCCTCGACGTCTTGCTTGGGAAGCAAGCACTCTACCGCTGAGTTACACCCGCTGATTTCAGGTGAATTCTACGCAAAAACCCGTGAGAAGTCAACTGAAAGAAACGGTTTATCTTCTTTCACGAGTAAAAAATGGCTAAAATTTGTTCGTGCCTATTGACATTACACTCAGGAATAGTTTATCCTGTCTTATCACTCAAAGGAGGTGGACTATGCAAGCCTATTGTGTAAAGTGTCGTGCGAAAAGGGAAATGAAAGACGCCAAGAGCATAACCATGAAAAATGGTAAACCAGCAACTCAGGGTGTATGCCCTACCTGTGGCACGAAGATGTTCCGTATCGGGAAGAGCTAATACCACTACGGCAGCTTTCTTCGTTCTACCCGGGACTTAGTGTTTGTTGTGTTTCGGCCTGATCCAGATAAGTTACTCAGGGAGACCGGACTTTGATTGTAGAGCCTGGGTAGAGGGGTATTAAAGTTCTGTCAGGACAAGCTGTTAGCTTTTGGCTTGAGGATATAACTTAATATTTGGAGATTTGAAAGGGTACGGGTTGCGTCTATCGGGCGTAACCCGTACCTGATTCAGTCTGGCGCTTCATCACTGTGCTGTTTGTTGCAGGCTGTCTTTCAGCTTCTGGCGGCTGGTCAAGGCCGCTGCCGTATTGAGAAAATCCTTCAGTGAGGCGCTCTGGCTTCTTAATTGCCGTAACTCGAGTCCAATTGGGCTGATTGAGGTCGGGCTGTCACCGTAAGCGCCGTGAAAAGCGAAGTAAGCCTGGTTTAGCTTCCTGATGTGATAGCCCAATGAAGACAGGTATTGCCGTTTTTGTTCCATGAAATCCTCAGCCTGTTCAACTTCTCCCCGCGATAGATAATCATCAACAGTTTTTCTTATTTCTCTCATCTCGAGGTTAAAATCAGAATTTATCTCCGCTACCGGCTTCCGGCCAGCGTCCTGTTCATATTCCGAGTAGTATTTCTGATAGACGATGGCGCCAATCTCTTTACTGACCATACCGGCGGTGGTCTCGTTCATGATGGCAATCTCGTAATTTGGGGACAGGCCGGTTAAATCGAGAAGATAGAGAAATCCCAGTGGTTTGAAGGCGAGATATTGATGCAGCCACTCCTCGGCCACCGCTTCCAGGGTGAACCGTAAGCCGGCATCACTGGTAACCAGGGTAGGGTAGGTTACTCCCAGACCGCCAATCCCCATCACCAGCGAGGAGATCTCCAGTTCATCAGCCCTGGCTTCAATATTCTCTATCTCTTCCAGGGTGAGGCCCGGCTTGAGGGTAATTTCTCGAATCGACTCTATCCGCTCCCTGGGTGAAATGACCAGCAGATACGGCAGTTCCTCAAGCTTAAAGTTCACCGGCGGGAAGGTAAACTCCGCTGCCGTTACCGGGTTGAAGATGCCTTGCCCGGCCATAGCTTCCGCTATCTGCCGCTCTATTATTCTTTCCACGCCGTCCTTAAGAGCTTCTTTCCGTGCCTGCAGAGCGTTTAGTTCGACTTCAAGCGAGCTCGCATCGTGCTCTGCGTTACCGGTACTGGTGGCGTCTATGGCTGCTTTTAACGCCTTAATGCGCCCGGTAGCGGAGAAGTATTCGGTAATCATCTCTATTTCCCGGCCGGTATTCTCC
Proteins encoded:
- a CDS encoding DUF5679 domain-containing protein, which encodes MQAYCVKCRAKREMKDAKSITMKNGKPATQGVCPTCGTKMFRIGKS